A region from the Chitinophaga sp. Cy-1792 genome encodes:
- a CDS encoding PorP/SprF family type IX secretion system membrane protein yields the protein MKPIRFLVLFCCLLSTRLVAQDPHFSQYFTSPMTLNPALTGNKVDDWRLALNARSQWWGDAIKPYYTVTASLEKSFTTGNSNLGIGGSVLSDQSNGGILKNNYFSFSAAYHLALDPAAHHLLSAGLTGTYANRILDASKFLYQSQLGSMGFQRDLPANDAVNLQKNSYLDVSAGMSYSYNNEHYGLSAGAALFHVAKPKEGAYNSMEYNIPRKVNAQLGGWINTGGNNELHVSSIAEFQGGNSIYTLGGVYKIGMDDGLLHSINLGLWERFGDALYPYFGIETARWMAGITYDYVQSGLKNYQSVQSMELSFVWQFGKRNTSGTRSGVLNY from the coding sequence ATGAAACCAATTCGGTTTTTAGTGTTGTTTTGTTGTCTGTTGTCAACAAGGCTCGTAGCACAAGACCCCCATTTTTCACAGTATTTCACCTCCCCCATGACCCTGAATCCAGCGCTCACCGGCAATAAGGTCGATGACTGGCGACTTGCTTTAAATGCACGTTCTCAGTGGTGGGGGGATGCCATCAAACCTTACTACACGGTTACAGCCTCCCTGGAGAAAAGCTTTACTACCGGCAACAGCAACCTGGGCATAGGTGGCAGTGTATTAAGCGATCAATCTAATGGTGGCATTTTAAAAAACAACTATTTCTCATTCTCTGCGGCCTATCACCTGGCCCTGGATCCAGCGGCACATCATTTATTGAGTGCCGGATTAACAGGCACCTATGCTAACCGCATACTGGATGCGAGCAAATTCCTCTACCAATCGCAGCTGGGCAGCATGGGTTTTCAGCGCGATCTACCTGCGAATGATGCGGTAAATCTCCAGAAAAACAGCTACCTCGACGTCAGCGCTGGCATGAGCTACAGTTACAACAACGAGCACTATGGCTTGTCCGCTGGAGCTGCCCTGTTTCATGTTGCCAAGCCCAAAGAAGGCGCCTACAACAGCATGGAATATAATATCCCCCGCAAAGTAAACGCACAGCTGGGCGGCTGGATCAACACCGGCGGCAACAATGAACTGCACGTAAGCAGTATTGCTGAATTCCAGGGTGGAAACAGTATCTACACACTGGGAGGCGTATACAAAATTGGTATGGACGATGGCCTGCTACACAGTATCAACCTGGGTCTGTGGGAGCGTTTCGGCGACGCCCTGTATCCCTACTTTGGTATTGAAACAGCGCGATGGATGGCAGGTATCACCTATGATTATGTGCAATCCGGACTAAAAAATTATCAGTCTGTACAGAGTATGGAGCTGTCTTTTGTATGGCAGTTTGGTAAAAGAAATACTTCAGGTACTCGCTCTGGTGTACTCAATTACTAA
- a CDS encoding S-layer family protein, whose translation MKKYLLFIMLFCGVVSQVMAATPDANGILYVKKGATGTGDSWSNAIGEVADALNAADLINAANAGTVKQIWVSGGIYYPAYLPGTITGTSGTRDYSFPIIKNVEVYGGFAGNETALSQRNLGLVENTSILSGDYGIKGNYTDNFYHVVVSLGNVGSAALNGFTIIAGSANATSTLGIKNNNGYSGAINRNYGAGIYCSTSNPKLQNLYIRGNMASFFGAGIYADQSPVIINTVIAGNYGDEGAGIYCAGISSPSVINSAICSNYCTINSSTGAGICITVNATCIIRNTVITGNRNSSSAVSNIRKYNTGSSFDIKNSFIEGATADAANGILGGTTDPMLVNPVIPSITTSVNNGGVYRLKAGSPLINAGSNSFFTDPGPAVDLAGSTRMEGTIDIGPYEYTTSTTAPSILYVKKGSNGDGSSWSNAMGEVADALRAANLNTQTSEIWVAGGNYNPKYNVSDLDPDGVFPSEACFTILKNIKIYGGFAGTESSLAERNLKLTENKTVLNGDLGSSVRANHIIMLVNPGTTILDGLTITNAYASQSGTYTMNGYTINKYHGGGIAQYSGTLNLSNMDIYSNALNTSFGSGGGIFSTTAGTTLTINNSRISGNQANQGGGIYTINTATTATLKNVLISGNYSYSSGCGISIASGSLTLINNTISGNYSNSGGAAINATGTSTFLVNVYNSIIYNNNNAEISTVGPTLTYQYSLIKGKGVTANSPLNGNVATPDFVSPLAPGLAPNAGGDYRLKVSSVAVNAGNNSLFTGLDANSTDLAGNARVLDYASNGIIDLGAYEYSPELPAQTINPISDVTKVYGDAPFDPGATATSNLTVTYTSSDNSIATAYLDAADSKWKIKLLKAGTVTITANQAGDASNAAATPVPFTLTINKAALTVTAKDLTMGYNGLPFSGGNGVTMSGFVNSETETAVTGTPTYSGNAQSATNVGSYTITPGGLSTDNYTITYADGALTINPAAIIVTANAATKTYNGLPYIGGNGVTITGLVNNESNTVVTGTPVYTGNAQNATNAGTYTITPSGLTAANYTITYADGALTINPAAITVTANAATKTYNGLPYIGGNGVTIAGLVNNESNTVVTGTPVYSGNAQNATNAGTYTITPSGLTAANYTITYADGALTINPAAITV comes from the coding sequence ATGAAAAAATATTTACTCTTTATAATGCTCTTTTGCGGTGTTGTATCACAGGTGATGGCCGCCACGCCGGATGCCAACGGGATATTGTACGTAAAAAAGGGTGCTACCGGCACCGGCGATAGCTGGTCTAACGCCATAGGCGAAGTGGCCGATGCTTTGAATGCCGCAGATTTGATCAACGCTGCGAATGCGGGTACCGTAAAACAGATATGGGTAAGCGGTGGCATCTATTATCCGGCCTATCTGCCCGGTACAATTACAGGCACTTCCGGTACCCGTGACTATTCATTCCCTATCATCAAAAATGTAGAAGTATATGGCGGATTTGCCGGAAACGAAACGGCACTATCACAAAGAAACCTGGGGCTGGTGGAAAATACCAGCATTCTGAGTGGTGATTATGGTATAAAAGGCAATTATACCGATAACTTTTATCACGTAGTGGTTTCGTTGGGAAATGTGGGCAGTGCAGCTTTAAATGGATTTACTATCATCGCAGGTTCGGCTAACGCTACTAGTACCCTTGGAATAAAGAACAATAATGGTTACAGTGGGGCTATCAACCGTAACTATGGTGCCGGAATTTATTGTTCAACTTCTAACCCAAAGTTGCAGAACCTTTATATCAGGGGCAACATGGCATCATTTTTTGGAGCAGGAATTTACGCTGACCAGTCACCTGTAATCATCAATACCGTTATAGCCGGAAATTATGGAGACGAAGGTGCAGGTATCTATTGCGCTGGTATATCAAGTCCGTCTGTCATCAACTCAGCTATCTGCAGTAATTATTGTACAATTAATAGCAGCACCGGCGCAGGTATCTGTATAACTGTAAACGCCACCTGTATTATCCGGAATACTGTTATCACTGGAAACAGGAATTCTTCGTCCGCAGTAAGCAATATCAGGAAATACAATACCGGCAGTTCATTTGATATCAAAAACAGTTTCATTGAAGGGGCGACAGCAGATGCGGCAAACGGCATCCTGGGTGGCACAACAGATCCAATGCTGGTGAATCCCGTAATACCTTCCATTACCACCTCGGTTAACAACGGTGGTGTTTACCGGTTAAAAGCCGGAAGTCCGCTGATCAATGCAGGTAGCAATAGCTTCTTTACAGATCCAGGACCCGCTGTAGATCTGGCAGGCAGTACTCGTATGGAGGGTACGATCGATATTGGCCCGTATGAATATACCACCAGTACTACAGCACCGTCCATCCTGTATGTCAAAAAAGGTAGCAACGGCGATGGGAGCAGCTGGAGTAACGCGATGGGAGAAGTAGCAGATGCATTGCGTGCAGCCAATCTGAACACGCAGACAAGCGAGATCTGGGTTGCAGGCGGTAATTACAATCCTAAATATAATGTCTCAGACCTGGATCCAGACGGAGTATTTCCCTCAGAGGCCTGCTTTACTATATTGAAAAATATTAAAATATACGGCGGTTTTGCCGGCACGGAGTCATCGCTGGCAGAGCGAAATCTAAAGCTGACAGAAAACAAAACAGTCTTGAACGGAGATTTGGGCTCGTCCGTAAGAGCGAACCATATAATTATGTTGGTAAACCCGGGCACTACCATATTGGATGGCCTGACTATCACTAATGCATACGCATCGCAGTCCGGCACGTACACCATGAATGGCTATACCATTAACAAGTACCATGGCGGCGGAATTGCTCAATATTCCGGTACGTTAAATTTATCCAATATGGATATTTACAGTAATGCGCTTAATACCTCATTCGGATCTGGCGGAGGAATATTCAGTACAACTGCCGGAACTACATTAACCATCAATAATAGCAGGATTAGCGGCAACCAGGCTAATCAGGGCGGTGGAATTTACACGATCAATACAGCCACCACCGCCACACTAAAGAACGTATTGATATCCGGAAACTACAGTTATTCAAGTGGATGTGGTATTTCTATAGCTTCCGGGTCCTTAACGCTTATTAATAACACGATAAGTGGTAATTATTCCAACAGTGGCGGTGCAGCAATTAATGCTACGGGAACATCAACTTTCCTTGTAAATGTTTATAACAGTATCATATACAACAACAATAATGCAGAAATTAGCACCGTCGGTCCGACGCTTACTTACCAGTATAGTCTTATAAAAGGCAAGGGAGTAACGGCAAATAGCCCTCTTAACGGTAATGTGGCTACTCCTGATTTTGTATCGCCGCTTGCACCCGGTCTAGCGCCTAATGCCGGAGGTGATTACCGGCTCAAAGTTAGCAGTGTGGCTGTTAATGCCGGAAATAACTCACTTTTTACAGGCTTAGATGCAAATTCCACAGATCTGGCAGGAAACGCAAGGGTGCTTGATTATGCCAGCAATGGCATAATAGATCTTGGTGCATATGAATATTCACCCGAACTGCCTGCACAAACGATCAATCCTATCAGTGATGTTACAAAGGTTTATGGAGATGCCCCTTTCGACCCCGGAGCTACGGCTACCTCTAATCTCACGGTAACATATACTTCCTCCGATAACAGCATTGCTACTGCCTACCTGGATGCAGCTGATAGTAAATGGAAGATAAAATTACTAAAAGCGGGTACTGTAACAATTACAGCCAATCAGGCCGGTGACGCCAGCAATGCTGCCGCCACACCGGTACCATTCACACTTACCATCAATAAGGCAGCGCTAACCGTTACTGCCAAAGACCTGACCATGGGTTACAATGGCCTACCTTTTAGCGGCGGCAATGGTGTAACTATGTCCGGCTTTGTAAACAGCGAAACAGAAACAGCAGTAACCGGCACACCGACCTATAGCGGTAATGCGCAATCAGCTACTAACGTTGGAAGCTATACGATTACTCCTGGCGGATTATCAACAGACAATTACACGATCACTTACGCTGATGGTGCCTTAACCATCAATCCGGCAGCAATCATCGTAACTGCCAACGCTGCCACCAAAACATATAATGGCTTGCCATACATTGGAGGCAACGGCGTTACTATTACTGGTTTGGTAAATAACGAAAGCAATACTGTCGTTACAGGCACACCGGTTTATACAGGCAACGCGCAAAACGCTACTAACGCCGGCACCTACACGATTACGCCTTCAGGATTAACAGCTGCCAACTATACAATCACTTATGCTGATGGTGCCTTAACCATCAACCCGGCAGCAATTACCGTAACTGCCAACGCTGCCACCAAAACATATAATGGCTTGCCATACATTGGAGGCAACGGCGTTACTATTGCTGGTTTGGTAAATAACGAAAGCAATACTGTCGTTACAGGCACACCGGTTTATTCGGGCAACGCGCAAAACGCTACTAACGCCGGCACCTACACGATTACGCCTTCAGGATTAACAGCTGCCAACTATACAATCACTTATGCTGATGGTGCCTTAACCATCAACCCGGCAGCAATTACCGTAA